Proteins encoded together in one Streptomyces sp. B1I3 window:
- a CDS encoding VOC family protein, with protein sequence MSSIKRFQVTFDCAEPERLALFWCEVLGYVVPPPPKGFATWDEFKGAQPPEEQDAWFACVDPSGVGPRLYFQRVPEGKAAKNRVHLDVRVGTGLVGKERLAALEAECARLVPLGAVHVQTLYDGNDSCIPMQDIEGNEFCID encoded by the coding sequence ATGTCATCGATCAAGCGCTTCCAAGTCACCTTCGACTGCGCGGAACCCGAGCGGCTGGCCCTCTTCTGGTGCGAGGTGCTGGGCTATGTCGTTCCGCCCCCGCCGAAGGGGTTCGCCACTTGGGACGAGTTCAAGGGTGCGCAGCCTCCTGAGGAGCAGGACGCGTGGTTCGCCTGCGTCGACCCCTCGGGCGTCGGCCCTCGGCTGTACTTCCAGCGCGTCCCCGAAGGGAAAGCCGCCAAGAACCGGGTGCATCTCGACGTGCGGGTCGGCACCGGACTCGTAGGGAAAGAACGCCTCGCCGCGCTGGAGGCCGAGTGCGCACGGCTGGTCCCGCTCGGGGCGGTACACGTTCAGACGCTGTACGACGGCAACGACTCGTGCATCCCGATGCAGGACATCGAGGGCAACGAGTTCTGTATCGACTGA